In Campylobacter showae CSUNSWCD, the sequence GGGGTTGGTGGGGCTTTCTGCGTCGCTGCGCTAGCAGCTGCAAGCAGACGGGAGAGGAAGGGGCGACGCTTCGTAAGTAGGTCTGCTCGCAGTTACGAGCCGCAGGCGAAGTAAAGCCCCTTCCGCCTCCCAAGAAAAAGAGAAAGGTGGGTACAAAAGGAAGCTCTTTTGCTTCAGCTACGCTTCGCCTTGTGCTTGCACTCTCTTTGAGAGCTGCTAGCAGAGCGCAATTCAAGCCCTCCCCTTAACAAGAAAATCAAGATATTAAAAATACGGCAAAACAGTGCAGAAAATTTGCATTCAAATTTGAGTTTGCAAAACCCGAGCCAAAAGCATCAAATTTAACTTCTCCGTATCGGCAAATTTAGCGGCTTTTATCCTTTAAAACGCCGTTATCGTCGCCAAAAGCCCAAAAATTATCCCAGGCAAATTTGCAGCCGCTAGCGGATAGTCTTTTTTAGCTTTTAGCAGGCCGTAGCTAGTCCAGATCGTGCAGTTTATCGCTGCGGCTAGAGGCTGGATAAAAGGCGTTTTGTTGCCTTCAAGATTGCCCATTATCTGCGGGATATAAGAAATATACATGATAACCGACAGACACGTGCCTATCCAGCCTAAAATTTGCAAGTTTTTCTCGCTCATTTTTTTATCCTTTAAAATAAAATCCACATTATACTACTTTTTCGTGCAACGACGCGAAATTTTATCTTG encodes:
- a CDS encoding SemiSWEET family transporter, which produces MSEKNLQILGWIGTCLSVIMYISYIPQIMGNLEGNKTPFIQPLAAAINCTIWTSYGLLKAKKDYPLAAANLPGIIFGLLATITAF